In Ovis aries strain OAR_USU_Benz2616 breed Rambouillet chromosome 14, ARS-UI_Ramb_v3.0, whole genome shotgun sequence, a single genomic region encodes these proteins:
- the CLIP3 gene encoding CAP-Gly domain-containing linker protein 3 — MTKTDPAPMAPPLRAEEEEEEEEDEPVPEPPSPTQERRQKPVVHPSAPAPLPKDYAFTFFDPNDPACQEILFDPQTTIPELFAIVRQWVPQVQHKIDVIGNEILRRGCHVNDRDGLTDMTLLHYACKAGAHGVGDPAAAVRLSQQLLALGADVTLRSRWTNMNALHYAAYFDVPDLVRVLLKGARPRVVNSTCSDFNHGSALHIAASNLCLGAAKCLLEHGANPALRNRKGQVPAEVVPDPMDMSLDKAEAALVAKELRTLLEEAVPLSCALPKVTLPNYDNVPGNLMLSALGLRLGDRVLLDGQKTGTLRFCGTTEFASGQWVGVELDEPEGKNDGSVGGVRYFICPPKQGLFASVSKISKAVDAPPSSVTSTPRTPRMDFSRVTGKGRREHKGKKKPSSSPSLGSLQQREGAKAEVGDQVLVAGQKQGIVRFYGKTDFAPGYWYGIELDQPTGKHDGSVFGVRYFTCPPKHGVFAPASRIQRIGGSTDPPGDNVGAKKVHQVTMTQPKRTFTTVRTPKDIASENSISRLLFCCWFPWMLRAEMQS, encoded by the exons ATGACTAAGACAGATCCTGCCCCCATGGCCCCGCCGCTCAGGgcggaggaagaagaggaggaggaggaggatgagccTGTCCCggagccccccagccccacccaggagCGCCGGCAGAAGCCTGTTGTGCACCCCTCGGCAccagcccccctccccaaggACTACG CCTTCACCTTCTTCGACCCCAACGACCCTGCCTGCCAGGAGATTCTGTTTGACCCCCAGACCACCATCCCTGAGCTGTTCGCCATTGTGCGTCAGTGGGTGCCCCAAGTCCAACACAAGATCGACGTCATCGGCAACGAG ATTCTGCGTCGAGGCTGCCATGTGAATGATCGCGATGGGCTGACCGACATGACACTGCTCCATTATGCGTGCAAGGCTGGGGCCCACGGAGTCG GGGACCCCGCGGCGGCGGTGCGCCTCTCGCAGCAGTTGCTGGCTCTGGGCGCAGACGTGACCCTGCGTAGCCGCTGGACTAACATGAACGCACTTCACTACGCCGCCTATTTCGACGTGCCCGATCTCGTGCGTGTGCTGCTGAAGGGTGCGCGGCCCCGAG TGGTGAACTCCACGTGCAGTGACTTCAACCACGGCTCAGCCCTGCACATCGCTGCCTCCAACCTGTGCCTGGGCGCGGCCAAGTGTTTGCTGGAACACGGCGCCAACCCAGCGCTTCGG AACCGAAAGGGACAAGTGCCAGCAGAGGTGGTCCCAGACCCCATGGACATGTCCCTGGACAAGGCAGAGGCAGCACTGGTGGCCAAGGAGCTAAGGACGCTACTGGAGGAGGCAGTGCCACTCTCCTGCGCCCTCCCCAAGGTCACACTACCCAACTATGACAACGTCCCAGGCAATCTCATGCTCAGCGCACTGGGCCTGCGCCTGGGAGACCGCGTGCTACTGGATGGCCAGAAG ACGGGCACGCTGCGGTTCTGCGGGACCACGGAGTTCGCCAGTGGCCAGTGGGTGGGCGTGGAGCTGGATGAACCCGAGGGCAAGAATGATGGCAGTGTTGGGGGCGTCCGGTACTTCATCTGCCCTCCCAAGCAGG GTCTTTTTGCCTCTGTGTCCAAGATCTCCAAGGCAGTGGACGCACCTCCTTCATCCGTCACCTCTACACCTCGGACTCCCCGAATGGACTTCTCCCGTGTCACTGGCAAGGGCCGCAGGGAACACAAAG gtaAGAAGAAACCCTCATCATCCCCGTCTCTGGGCAGCCTGCAGCAGCGCGAAGGAGCCAAGGCTGAGGTTGGAGACCAAGTCCTCGTCGCTGGCCAGAAGCAAGGGATTGTGCGCTTCTATGGGAAGACAGACTTCGCCCCAG GGTACTGGTATGGCATCGAGCTGGACCAGCCCACTGGCAAGCACGACGGCTCTGTCTTCGGTGTCCGATACTTCACCTGCCCCCCGAAGCATGGCGTCTTTGCACCAGCATCTCGAATTCAGAG GATTGGTGGATCCACTGACCCCCCTGGGGACAATGTTGGAGCCAAAAAAGTGCATCAAGTGACAA TGACGCAGCCCAAACGCACTTTCACAACAGTCCGGACCCCAAAGGACATCGCATCAGAAAACTCCATCTCCAG GTTGCTCTTCTGCTGCTGGTTTCCTTGGATGCTGAGGGCGGAGATGCAGTCTTAG
- the SDHAF1 gene encoding succinate dehydrogenase assembly factor 1, mitochondrial, which produces MSRHSRLQRQVLSLYRELLRAGRGKPGAEARVRAEFRQHACLPRSDVLRIEYLYRRGRRQLQMLRSGHATAMGAFVRTQDPTEESNGAGAPGTLSNEGDDRRRPLDSIRTPKTPLDGR; this is translated from the coding sequence ATGAGCCGGCACAGCCGGTTGCAGAGGCAAGTTCTGAGCCTGTACCGCGAGCTGTTGCGCGCCGGGCGCGGGAAGCCGGGCGCCGAGGCACGGGTGCGGGCTGAATTCCGGCAGCACGCCTGCCTGCCACGCTCAGACGTACTTCGCATTGAGTACCTGTACCGCCGCGGTCGGCGCCAGCTCCAGATGCTACGCTCGGGCCACGCCACGGCCATGGGTGCCTTCGTCCGTACGCAGGACCCGACCGAGGAGTCCAACGGCGCGGGGGCCCCAGGGACCCTGTCCAATGAAGGTGACGACCGGAGGAGACCGCTAGACAGCATAAGGACACCGAAGACCCCGCTGGATGGACGGTGA
- the ALKBH6 gene encoding alpha-ketoglutarate-dependent dioxygenase alkB homolog 6 isoform X3 — MLEGSLVDGLTGYLELLSMEDQDARVPALEPFRVEQEEEEYLLRQVFNAPKPKWTQLSGRKLQNWGGLPHPRGMVPERLPPWLQRYVDKVSDLSLFGGLPANHVLVNQYLPGEGIMPHEDGPLYYPTVSTISLGSHTMLDLYEPRQPEDDNPTEQVGPEMLPQPLVSAPTSHILQETLVPPTYEPRPPARPATSLLLEPRSLLVLRGTAYTRLLHGIAAASVDALEAASLPPNAAACPSAQPGARLVRGTRVSLTIRRVPRVLRAGLLLSK, encoded by the exons ATGTTGGAGGGGTCACTGGTGGACG gtCTGACCGGGTACCTGGAGTTGCTGTCGATGGAGGATCAGGATGCCAGGGTCCCAGCCCTGGAGCCATTCAGGGTGGAGCAG GAAGAGGAGGAGTATTTGCTTCGACAG GTCTTCAATGCCCCAAAGCCAAAATGGACCCAGCTCTCCGGGAGGAAGTTACAGAACTGGG gtgggctcccccatccccgggggATGGTTCCTGAGCGACTGCCACCGTGGCTCCAGCGCTATGTGGACAAAGTGTCTGACCTCAGCCTTTTTGGGGGTCTCCCAGCCAACCACGTCCTCGTAAACCAGTATCTGCCTGGGGAGGGCATCATG CCCCACGAGGATGGGCCACTGTACTACCCGACCGTCAGCACTATCAGCTTGGGCTCTCACACCATGCTGGACCTCTACGAGCCTCGGCAGCCAGAGGATGATAACCCAACAGAGCAGGTGGGCCCTGAGATGCTGCCCCAGCCACTTGTGAGTGCTCCGACCTCCCATATCCTccaagagaccctggttccacCCACCTATGAG CCCCGGCCCCCGGCCCGGCCGGCCACCTCTCTGCTGCTTGAACCGCGCAGCCTGCTGGTGCTCCGTGGCACCGCCTACACGCGCCTCCTCCACGGCATCGCGGCAGCCAGCGTAGACGCACTCGAGGCAGCCTCCCTGCCGCCCAACGCCGCCGCCTGCCCCTCGGCGCAGCCGGGAGCCCGCCTGGTGCGCGGCACCCGCGTCTCGCTGACCATCCGCCGAGTCCCCCGCGTGCTGCGCGCTGGCCTCCTACTCAGCAAGTGA
- the ALKBH6 gene encoding alpha-ketoglutarate-dependent dioxygenase alkB homolog 6 isoform X6: protein MLNLDVGGVTGGRSVCGVLLSMEDQDARVPALEPFRVEQAPPVIYYIPDFISKEEEEYLLRQVFNAPKPKWTQLSGRKLQNWGGLPHPRGMVPERLPPWLQRYVDKVSDLSLFGGLPANHVLVNQYLPGEGIMPHEDGPLYYPTVSTISLGSHTMLDLYEPRQPEDDNPTEQPRPPARPATSLLLEPRSLLVLRGTAYTRLLHGIAAASVDALEAASLPPNAAACPSAQPGARLVRGTRVSLTIRRVPRVLRAGLLLSK from the exons ATGTTGAATTTGGATGTTGGAGGGGTCACTGGTGGACGGTCAGTCTGCGGGGTG TTGCTGTCGATGGAGGATCAGGATGCCAGGGTCCCAGCCCTGGAGCCATTCAGGGTGGAGCAG GCACCACCTGTAATTTACTACATCCCTGACTTCATCTCCAAGGAAGAGGAGGAGTATTTGCTTCGACAG GTCTTCAATGCCCCAAAGCCAAAATGGACCCAGCTCTCCGGGAGGAAGTTACAGAACTGGG gtgggctcccccatccccgggggATGGTTCCTGAGCGACTGCCACCGTGGCTCCAGCGCTATGTGGACAAAGTGTCTGACCTCAGCCTTTTTGGGGGTCTCCCAGCCAACCACGTCCTCGTAAACCAGTATCTGCCTGGGGAGGGCATCATG CCCCACGAGGATGGGCCACTGTACTACCCGACCGTCAGCACTATCAGCTTGGGCTCTCACACCATGCTGGACCTCTACGAGCCTCGGCAGCCAGAGGATGATAACCCAACAGAGCAG CCCCGGCCCCCGGCCCGGCCGGCCACCTCTCTGCTGCTTGAACCGCGCAGCCTGCTGGTGCTCCGTGGCACCGCCTACACGCGCCTCCTCCACGGCATCGCGGCAGCCAGCGTAGACGCACTCGAGGCAGCCTCCCTGCCGCCCAACGCCGCCGCCTGCCCCTCGGCGCAGCCGGGAGCCCGCCTGGTGCGCGGCACCCGCGTCTCGCTGACCATCCGCCGAGTCCCCCGCGTGCTGCGCGCTGGCCTCCTACTCAGCAAGTGA
- the ALKBH6 gene encoding alpha-ketoglutarate-dependent dioxygenase alkB homolog 6 isoform X5 produces MLEGSLVDGLTGYLELLSMEDQDARVPALEPFRVEQAPPVIYYIPDFISKEEEEYLLRQVFNAPKPKWTQLSGRKLQNWGGLPHPRGMVPERLPPWLQRYVDKVSDLSLFGGLPANHVLVNQYLPGEGIMPHEDGPLYYPTVSTISLGSHTMLDLYEPRQPEDDNPTEQPRPPARPATSLLLEPRSLLVLRGTAYTRLLHGIAAASVDALEAASLPPNAAACPSAQPGARLVRGTRVSLTIRRVPRVLRAGLLLSK; encoded by the exons ATGTTGGAGGGGTCACTGGTGGACG gtCTGACCGGGTACCTGGAGTTGCTGTCGATGGAGGATCAGGATGCCAGGGTCCCAGCCCTGGAGCCATTCAGGGTGGAGCAG GCACCACCTGTAATTTACTACATCCCTGACTTCATCTCCAAGGAAGAGGAGGAGTATTTGCTTCGACAG GTCTTCAATGCCCCAAAGCCAAAATGGACCCAGCTCTCCGGGAGGAAGTTACAGAACTGGG gtgggctcccccatccccgggggATGGTTCCTGAGCGACTGCCACCGTGGCTCCAGCGCTATGTGGACAAAGTGTCTGACCTCAGCCTTTTTGGGGGTCTCCCAGCCAACCACGTCCTCGTAAACCAGTATCTGCCTGGGGAGGGCATCATG CCCCACGAGGATGGGCCACTGTACTACCCGACCGTCAGCACTATCAGCTTGGGCTCTCACACCATGCTGGACCTCTACGAGCCTCGGCAGCCAGAGGATGATAACCCAACAGAGCAG CCCCGGCCCCCGGCCCGGCCGGCCACCTCTCTGCTGCTTGAACCGCGCAGCCTGCTGGTGCTCCGTGGCACCGCCTACACGCGCCTCCTCCACGGCATCGCGGCAGCCAGCGTAGACGCACTCGAGGCAGCCTCCCTGCCGCCCAACGCCGCCGCCTGCCCCTCGGCGCAGCCGGGAGCCCGCCTGGTGCGCGGCACCCGCGTCTCGCTGACCATCCGCCGAGTCCCCCGCGTGCTGCGCGCTGGCCTCCTACTCAGCAAGTGA
- the ALKBH6 gene encoding alpha-ketoglutarate-dependent dioxygenase alkB homolog 6 isoform X1, which yields MLEGSLVDGLTGYLELLSMEDQDARVPALEPFRVEQAPPVIYYIPDFISKEEEEYLLRQVFNAPKPKWTQLSGRKLQNWGGLPHPRGMVPERLPPWLQRYVDKVSDLSLFGGLPANHVLVNQYLPGEGIMPHEDGPLYYPTVSTISLGSHTMLDLYEPRQPEDDNPTEQVGPEMLPQPLVSAPTSHILQETLVPPTYEPRPPARPATSLLLEPRSLLVLRGTAYTRLLHGIAAASVDALEAASLPPNAAACPSAQPGARLVRGTRVSLTIRRVPRVLRAGLLLSK from the exons ATGTTGGAGGGGTCACTGGTGGACG gtCTGACCGGGTACCTGGAGTTGCTGTCGATGGAGGATCAGGATGCCAGGGTCCCAGCCCTGGAGCCATTCAGGGTGGAGCAG GCACCACCTGTAATTTACTACATCCCTGACTTCATCTCCAAGGAAGAGGAGGAGTATTTGCTTCGACAG GTCTTCAATGCCCCAAAGCCAAAATGGACCCAGCTCTCCGGGAGGAAGTTACAGAACTGGG gtgggctcccccatccccgggggATGGTTCCTGAGCGACTGCCACCGTGGCTCCAGCGCTATGTGGACAAAGTGTCTGACCTCAGCCTTTTTGGGGGTCTCCCAGCCAACCACGTCCTCGTAAACCAGTATCTGCCTGGGGAGGGCATCATG CCCCACGAGGATGGGCCACTGTACTACCCGACCGTCAGCACTATCAGCTTGGGCTCTCACACCATGCTGGACCTCTACGAGCCTCGGCAGCCAGAGGATGATAACCCAACAGAGCAGGTGGGCCCTGAGATGCTGCCCCAGCCACTTGTGAGTGCTCCGACCTCCCATATCCTccaagagaccctggttccacCCACCTATGAG CCCCGGCCCCCGGCCCGGCCGGCCACCTCTCTGCTGCTTGAACCGCGCAGCCTGCTGGTGCTCCGTGGCACCGCCTACACGCGCCTCCTCCACGGCATCGCGGCAGCCAGCGTAGACGCACTCGAGGCAGCCTCCCTGCCGCCCAACGCCGCCGCCTGCCCCTCGGCGCAGCCGGGAGCCCGCCTGGTGCGCGGCACCCGCGTCTCGCTGACCATCCGCCGAGTCCCCCGCGTGCTGCGCGCTGGCCTCCTACTCAGCAAGTGA
- the ALKBH6 gene encoding alpha-ketoglutarate-dependent dioxygenase alkB homolog 6 isoform X2, whose translation MGLTGYLELLSMEDQDARVPALEPFRVEQAPPVIYYIPDFISKEEEEYLLRQVFNAPKPKWTQLSGRKLQNWGGLPHPRGMVPERLPPWLQRYVDKVSDLSLFGGLPANHVLVNQYLPGEGIMPHEDGPLYYPTVSTISLGSHTMLDLYEPRQPEDDNPTEQVGPEMLPQPLVSAPTSHILQETLVPPTYEPRPPARPATSLLLEPRSLLVLRGTAYTRLLHGIAAASVDALEAASLPPNAAACPSAQPGARLVRGTRVSLTIRRVPRVLRAGLLLSK comes from the exons ATGG gtCTGACCGGGTACCTGGAGTTGCTGTCGATGGAGGATCAGGATGCCAGGGTCCCAGCCCTGGAGCCATTCAGGGTGGAGCAG GCACCACCTGTAATTTACTACATCCCTGACTTCATCTCCAAGGAAGAGGAGGAGTATTTGCTTCGACAG GTCTTCAATGCCCCAAAGCCAAAATGGACCCAGCTCTCCGGGAGGAAGTTACAGAACTGGG gtgggctcccccatccccgggggATGGTTCCTGAGCGACTGCCACCGTGGCTCCAGCGCTATGTGGACAAAGTGTCTGACCTCAGCCTTTTTGGGGGTCTCCCAGCCAACCACGTCCTCGTAAACCAGTATCTGCCTGGGGAGGGCATCATG CCCCACGAGGATGGGCCACTGTACTACCCGACCGTCAGCACTATCAGCTTGGGCTCTCACACCATGCTGGACCTCTACGAGCCTCGGCAGCCAGAGGATGATAACCCAACAGAGCAGGTGGGCCCTGAGATGCTGCCCCAGCCACTTGTGAGTGCTCCGACCTCCCATATCCTccaagagaccctggttccacCCACCTATGAG CCCCGGCCCCCGGCCCGGCCGGCCACCTCTCTGCTGCTTGAACCGCGCAGCCTGCTGGTGCTCCGTGGCACCGCCTACACGCGCCTCCTCCACGGCATCGCGGCAGCCAGCGTAGACGCACTCGAGGCAGCCTCCCTGCCGCCCAACGCCGCCGCCTGCCCCTCGGCGCAGCCGGGAGCCCGCCTGGTGCGCGGCACCCGCGTCTCGCTGACCATCCGCCGAGTCCCCCGCGTGCTGCGCGCTGGCCTCCTACTCAGCAAGTGA
- the SYNE4 gene encoding nesprin-4 — protein MARPPPLGPRSPSEPFSHPPGAPRELDATGDTICIASGEESIRSEQAQKLGQDSLDPPEHFQGGPRGLEPVADLPRLPAPSSLEESAGAKNLEHPISSREVLQADQDSLHLCLLGLGLWLQDLERGLGPCVSAQSRMVQLQRSELAQRSEPQTRAALEQLLKAFRAHQDSIFRQLWRLQAQLVSTSLVLEEASTLEQDLEFEGDSDGPGPGGVWGPWAPSSLPTPAELEWDPAGDVGDLEPLGRRTARMPGAPCELCGHRGPQSRGQSLEVRAGTHTSLPPQDMLMSGLSHRKHIASHRRQPLLWKSRDRMRQASPSLQDVMLEAHPGVPTPSSRRPLTFFHLLLLFLFLVGITLFLPMSGGSCCSPSQLIRTPYLELSYVNGPPPM, from the exons ATGGCCCGGCCCCCACCTCTGGGCCCTAGATCCCCCTCAGAGCCCTTCAGTCACCCCCCTGGAGCGCCTAGGGAGCTGGACGCTACTGGAGACACAATCTGCATTGCATCTGGAGAGGAGAGCATCAG GTCAGAACAGGCCCAGAAGCTGGGGCAGGACTCTTTGGACCCTCCAGAGCACTTCCAGGGTGGGCCAAGGGGCCTGGAGCCTGTTGCTGACCTCCCCAGGTTGCCAGCGCCCTCTTCCCTTGAGGAGTCAGCTGGAGCAAAAAACCTAGAG CACCCCATCTCTAGCCGAGAGGTATTACAGGCTGATCAGGACAGTCTGCATCTTTGTCTTCTGGGGCTGGGCCTCTGGCTGCAGGACTTGGAGCGAGGCCTGGGGCCCTGCGTGTCAGCCCAGAGCAGGATGGTCCAGCTGCAG CGCAGTGAGCTGGCACAGCGCAGTGAGCCTCAGACCCGGGCAGCCCTGGAGCAACTCCTGAAGGCCTTCAGAGCCCACCAAGACAGCATCTTCCGACAGCTGTGGCGGCTGCAGGCCCAGCTGGTCAGCACCAGCCTG GTGTTGGAGGAGGCCAGCACACTGGAACAGGACTTGGAGTTCGAGGGGGACTCAGATGGGCCGGGCCCTGGTGGGGTCTGGGGGCCCTGGGCACCCAGTAGCCTCCCCACGCCAGCAGAGTTGGAATGGGACCCGGCGGGGGACGTTGGGGACCTTGAGCCTTTAGGGCGAAGGACAGCCCGGATGCCAGGGGCTCCGTGTGAGCTGTGTGGCCACAGGGGCCCCCAGAGCAGAGGACAAAGCCTGGAGGTGAGAGCAG GAACCCACACCTCTCTCCCCCCACAGGACATGCTCATGTCGGGCCTCAGCCACCGAAAACACATAGCAAGTCACCGAAGACAACCCCTGCTCTGGAAGTCTCGA GACAGGATGAGGCAAGCATCTCCCAGTCTCCAAGATGTGATGCTGGAGGCGCACCCTGG AGTGCCCACTCCTTCATCCAGGCGACCTCTGACCttcttccatctcctcctcctcttccttttcctggtGGGTATCACATTGTTCCTGCCCATGTCAGGGGGCTCCTGCTGCTCTCCTTCGCAACTGATCAGGACACCTTACCTGGAGCTCAGCTATGTCAATGGTCCCCCTCCAATGTGA
- the ALKBH6 gene encoding alpha-ketoglutarate-dependent dioxygenase alkB homolog 6 isoform X7: MLNLDVGGVTGGRSVCGVLLSMEDQDARVPALEPFRVEQAPPVIYYIPDFISKEEEEYLLRQVFNAPKPKWTQLSGRKLQNWGGLPHPRGMVPERLPPWLQRYVDKVSDLSLFGGLPANHVLVNQYLPGEGIMHYQLGLSHHAGPLRASAARG, from the exons ATGTTGAATTTGGATGTTGGAGGGGTCACTGGTGGACGGTCAGTCTGCGGGGTG TTGCTGTCGATGGAGGATCAGGATGCCAGGGTCCCAGCCCTGGAGCCATTCAGGGTGGAGCAG GCACCACCTGTAATTTACTACATCCCTGACTTCATCTCCAAGGAAGAGGAGGAGTATTTGCTTCGACAG GTCTTCAATGCCCCAAAGCCAAAATGGACCCAGCTCTCCGGGAGGAAGTTACAGAACTGGG gtgggctcccccatccccgggggATGGTTCCTGAGCGACTGCCACCGTGGCTCCAGCGCTATGTGGACAAAGTGTCTGACCTCAGCCTTTTTGGGGGTCTCCCAGCCAACCACGTCCTCGTAAACCAGTATCTGCCTGGGGAGGGCATCATG CACTATCAGCTTGGGCTCTCACACCATGCTGGACCTCTACGAGCCTCGGCAGCCAGAGGATGA
- the ALKBH6 gene encoding alpha-ketoglutarate-dependent dioxygenase alkB homolog 6 isoform X4: MLEGSLVDGLTGYLELLSMEDQDARVPALEPFRVEQAPPVIYYIPDFISKEEEEYLLRQVFNAPKPKWTQLSGRKLQNWGGLPHPRGMVPERLPPWLQRYVDKVSDLSLFGGLPANHVLVNQYLPGEGIMPHEDGPLYYPTVSTISLGSHTMLDLYEPRQPEDDNPTEQVGPEMLPQPLPRPPARPATSLLLEPRSLLVLRGTAYTRLLHGIAAASVDALEAASLPPNAAACPSAQPGARLVRGTRVSLTIRRVPRVLRAGLLLSK; this comes from the exons ATGTTGGAGGGGTCACTGGTGGACG gtCTGACCGGGTACCTGGAGTTGCTGTCGATGGAGGATCAGGATGCCAGGGTCCCAGCCCTGGAGCCATTCAGGGTGGAGCAG GCACCACCTGTAATTTACTACATCCCTGACTTCATCTCCAAGGAAGAGGAGGAGTATTTGCTTCGACAG GTCTTCAATGCCCCAAAGCCAAAATGGACCCAGCTCTCCGGGAGGAAGTTACAGAACTGGG gtgggctcccccatccccgggggATGGTTCCTGAGCGACTGCCACCGTGGCTCCAGCGCTATGTGGACAAAGTGTCTGACCTCAGCCTTTTTGGGGGTCTCCCAGCCAACCACGTCCTCGTAAACCAGTATCTGCCTGGGGAGGGCATCATG CCCCACGAGGATGGGCCACTGTACTACCCGACCGTCAGCACTATCAGCTTGGGCTCTCACACCATGCTGGACCTCTACGAGCCTCGGCAGCCAGAGGATGATAACCCAACAGAGCAGGTGGGCCCTGAGATGCTGCCCCAGCCACTT CCCCGGCCCCCGGCCCGGCCGGCCACCTCTCTGCTGCTTGAACCGCGCAGCCTGCTGGTGCTCCGTGGCACCGCCTACACGCGCCTCCTCCACGGCATCGCGGCAGCCAGCGTAGACGCACTCGAGGCAGCCTCCCTGCCGCCCAACGCCGCCGCCTGCCCCTCGGCGCAGCCGGGAGCCCGCCTGGTGCGCGGCACCCGCGTCTCGCTGACCATCCGCCGAGTCCCCCGCGTGCTGCGCGCTGGCCTCCTACTCAGCAAGTGA